The Streptomyces sp. NBC_01276 genome contains the following window.
GGCCCCCGGGCCCCGGGACGGCCGGGCGGGTGACGCGGCGGCAGGTCCTCCGCGCCCGCGCGCGGGAGACGGCTACAACCGTCCTGTGATCCCCTTCCGTTCGCACACACACGGCGTCCGGCCCCGCCGGAACCGCCGAAGGACCGTTCCGACGGCGGCAGTAGGGGCGCTCTGCCTGGCCGCCTGCCTGGCCGCCTGCCTGTCCGTCTTCCTGTCCGCGGCGTCGTTCCGGCCGCCGACCGGGGCCGACGACCCCTGCCCGGACGACGCCGGGAAACCGCTGGTCCTCTCGAACGAGCAGTACGCGCAGTGTTTCGGCGGGCCGCCCGCCCGGGTGTGAGGCGTCCCGGCCCGCGCGGAGCCGGTCGCACGGCCCTTCGGAACACCCGCCCGTCGGACGGTGCTCCGGGCCGTTCACCGAACCCCCGATCACGGCCCGGCTTGAGGGCTGGCCCCATCGGCGTAGCGTGAAAAGAGACGCCCGGGACCCCGGCGGTCGGCGCCGGTGTGCGCGCGGGTGCTGCGAGGAGCGTCGGCCATGGCAAAGATTTCCCTGGACCAGCTGCGCGAACGGGTGCGCGGCGCGGTCGTGACACCCCAGGACGCGGCCTACGACGAGGCGCGCACGGTCTACAACGCCATGATCGACCGGAAGCCGGCGGTCGTCGTGCGTTGCGCGGGCGCCGCCGACGTCATGGCGACGGTCGATTTCGCCCGGGAGAACGGGCTGGACCTCGCGGTGCGCGGCGGCAGTCACAGCGTGCCCGGCTTCGGCACCTGCGACGACGGCGTCGTCGCCGACCTGTCCGGGATGCGGGGAGTCCGCGTCGACCCGGGCGACCGGACGGCGCGCGCCGAGGGCGGTGCGACCTGGGGCGACTTCAACGCGGCCACGCACGTCTTCGGCCTGGCGACGACCGGCGGGATCATATCCACCACCGGTGTCGGCGGTCTCACCCTGGGTGGCGGCATCGGCTACCTCTGCCGCGGGCAGGGCCTGAGCTGCGACAACCTGATCTCCGCGGACGTGGTGACCGCCGACGGCCGGCTGGTGGTCGCCAGTGAGGACGAGAACGAGGACCTCTACTGGGCGCTGCGCGGCGGGGGAGGGAACTTCGGGGCGGTGACCTCGCTCGAATTCCGGCTGGCCCCGGTGCAGGACGTCTACGGCGGGCCCATGCTCTTCGAACTGGCCGACGCCGGCGCCGTCCTGCGCGGGTACCGCGAGCTCATCGCCGACGCACCACGGCAGCTGGGCGGCTTCCCCGCCTTCCAGATCGCCCCGCCCCTGCCCTTCATCCCCGAGGACCGGCACGGGGACGCCTTCATCCTGATCGTGTCCTGCTGGGCCGGCCCGATCGCGGAGGGCGAGCGCGCCGTGCAGCAGTTCCGCGAGTTCGCACCCGTGGTCGCGGAGCACGTCGGGCCGATGCCCTATCCCGCGTTGAACAGTGCCTTCGACGCGCTGGTGCCGCCCGGGCTCCAGCACTACTGGAAGGCCAACTTCGTCACCGAGCTCACCGACGCCGCGATCGAGGCCCACCTGGTCCACGGTCCCCGGGTCCCGGTGGTGAACTCGACCGTCCACATCTACCCGATCAACGGCGCCTGCCACGACGTCCCGCAGGACGCCACGGCCTTCGCCTACCGGGACGCGTCGTTCGCCACGGTCATCGCCGGCATGTGGCCCGACCCGGCCGACAACGAGGCCAACACCGCCTGGGTGCGCGACTACTACGAGGCGACCGCTCCTCACTCCGAAGAGGGCGGCTACGTCAACTTCATGGCCGACGACGACCAGAACCGGGTCCGGGCCAACTACAAGGGGAACTACGACCGGCTCGTGGAGGCCAAGCGGGCCTACGACCCGGACAACCTGTTCCACCTGAACCAGAACATCAAGCCGTAGGCCGTCCCTTCGGGTCCCTGCCCCACGCCTCGTCGTCCCATCCGGGCTCCTGCCGGTTCAACCGGCAGGAGCCCGGATCGTCGGCTCGCCGGACACGAAGATGTGCGGACCGTCTTTCGACGGTCCGCACCGTGCGGCTCGGTTCGTCAGCAGCCGCCGTCGTCCCATCCTCCTCCGCCCCAGTCGTCATCGTTGTCCCACCCACCGTGGTTGTAGCCGTGGTCGTCGTCGTCCCAACCTCCGCCGCCGTGGCTGTAGGTGACGGAGTGGGTGGGCATGGCCGCCGAGGCCGTACCCGCGGCGCCGAGCGCCGCGCCGCCGGCCATGAGGACACCGATGGCGGAGACGGCGAAGAGCCGCTTGACTCTGAGTGCTTGCATGATTTCAGAACCCTTCTCGCAGCTGTGCCACTCGTGGCGGCACGAATTCGTTCTGCCTCCTCTCGTGGAACGTGCACGGAGTTTTCCTGGGGCTGAATGAATGTGATGAGTGCGCGTCCGCCGTCAACGTGGCTTCGTCGAGCCACGGACCCCCTGCCGACACGCGATTCCCAAGCCGCGTGCACCACTGCGGGCAGAGAGCGGATCCCGCAGTTGCGGCCGTCTTCCCCCCATGCTAGTCACCTCTCCGCGACTCGTCATCTCGGGCCGCGGGCCGGCCCGACGGCGGAGCCCGGTGCCGCCGGTACCGGAACCGGCTCTCCCCGTGCGGTATACGTCTCCTGGGGTTCGCCCGATCCCCGCGAAGGAGGTGGCGGTGTGGAGCGTACGACGTGCTGCGTCGTGGGAGGCGGG
Protein-coding sequences here:
- a CDS encoding FAD-binding oxidoreductase; amino-acid sequence: MAKISLDQLRERVRGAVVTPQDAAYDEARTVYNAMIDRKPAVVVRCAGAADVMATVDFARENGLDLAVRGGSHSVPGFGTCDDGVVADLSGMRGVRVDPGDRTARAEGGATWGDFNAATHVFGLATTGGIISTTGVGGLTLGGGIGYLCRGQGLSCDNLISADVVTADGRLVVASEDENEDLYWALRGGGGNFGAVTSLEFRLAPVQDVYGGPMLFELADAGAVLRGYRELIADAPRQLGGFPAFQIAPPLPFIPEDRHGDAFILIVSCWAGPIAEGERAVQQFREFAPVVAEHVGPMPYPALNSAFDALVPPGLQHYWKANFVTELTDAAIEAHLVHGPRVPVVNSTVHIYPINGACHDVPQDATAFAYRDASFATVIAGMWPDPADNEANTAWVRDYYEATAPHSEEGGYVNFMADDDQNRVRANYKGNYDRLVEAKRAYDPDNLFHLNQNIKP